From a region of the Helianthus annuus cultivar XRQ/B chromosome 5, HanXRQr2.0-SUNRISE, whole genome shotgun sequence genome:
- the LOC118479298 gene encoding uncharacterized protein LOC118479298: MSGATGPNQQIVIQKEGSSLSQFQCPILKPTNYTVWAIRIKTILEANGLWETIEPSENATVDTKKDKSAIAYLFQAIPEDVVLQVASCKTAKEIWDNLKVRHVGVDRVQKARMHTLLSEFELLQMKEDDTIDEFTAKINSIVTRASEYGRTLNQSTLVRKLLNAVPDRFIQIVASIEQYSDLDTMTLDEAIGRLKTYEERLKLKKKESPVNNLEELMYAGHGQHVGNHGRGRFRPSRGRGRGNYQHRGEGNISYESEGTDKPRRNDSKQETSAMRDKSKITCYRCEKLGHYAYECPTKKTKESETLLVEIEEDDDEPALLMCLDAEEK, from the coding sequence ATGTCGGGAGCAACCGGACCGAATCAACAAATTGTAATTCAAAAGGAAGGAAGTTCTCtttcccagtttcagtgtccgattctgaaaccaacaaactatacAGTTTGGGCTATTCGTATCAAGACGATTCTTGAAGCGAATGGTTTGTGGGAAACGATTGAACCGTCAGAAAATGCAACGGTAGACACCAAGAAAGATAAGTCTGCAATTGCATATCTGTTTCAAGCAATACCAGAAGACgttgtattgcaagttgcaagTTGTAAAACTGCAAAAGAGATTTGGGATAATCTAAAGGTTAGACACGTTGGTGTTGATCGGGTACAAAAGGCGCGTATGCACACGCTATTGTCAGAATTTGAGTTATTGCAAATGAAGGAAGATGACACAATAGACGAGTTCACTGCAAAGATTAATAGTATTGTTACACGGGCAAGCGAGTACGGAAGGACGTTGAATCAATCCACTCTGGTACGAAAACTTCTAAACGCCGTGCCAGATAGATTTATTCAAATAGTTGCATCAATCGAGCAATACTCCGATCTAGACACAATGACGCTAGACGAAGCTATTGGTAGATTAAAAACGTATGAAGAAAGGTTAAAGTTGAAGAAAAAGGAAAGCCCCGTGAACAATCTAGAAGAACTCATGTATGCGGGTCATGGACAACATGTTGGAAATCATGGACGAGGGAGATTCCGTCCATCACGAGGCCGAGGGAGAGGCAATTATCAACATAGGGGTGAAGGAAACATCTCTTACGAGTCGGAAGGAACCGACAAACCACGAAGGAATGATAGCAAGCAAGAAACATCGGCTATGAGAGATAAGTCAAAAATCACTTGCTACAGATGTGAGAAACTTGGGCACTATGCCTATGAATGCCCAACCAAGAAAACCAAAGAAAGTGAGACACTATTGGTCGAaatagaagaagatgatgatgaaccgGCACTTCTGATGTGCCTAGACGCTGAAGAGAAATAG